The following coding sequences are from one Chitinimonas sp. BJYL2 window:
- a CDS encoding polyprenyl synthetase family protein, protein MQAVDSIIRARLQSEVLLVSQVAEYIISSGGKRLRPILTLLSAGALGYPGKYHHELAAVVEFIHTATLLHDDVVDESHLRRGRQTANALFGNAASVLVGDFLYSRAFQMMVGANSMRVMQVLADATNIIAEGEVLQLMNIGDADLDEAAYLKVIRYKTAKLFEAASRLGAILAGADADTEDAMARYGIHLGTAFQIVDDVLDYSGDAGEIGKNLGDDLAEGKCTLPLIHAMRLANPEQAALVRTAITEAQGEQFPAVLAAVQSCGALEASLIAARAEAALALDAIANLPDNPHSQSLRALATFAVDRSS, encoded by the coding sequence ATGCAGGCCGTGGACAGCATCATCCGCGCCCGCCTGCAATCCGAAGTCCTGCTGGTCAGCCAGGTTGCCGAATACATCATCTCCTCGGGCGGCAAGCGGCTGCGTCCCATACTCACGCTGCTCTCGGCTGGCGCACTGGGCTATCCCGGCAAGTATCACCACGAACTGGCTGCCGTGGTCGAATTCATCCACACCGCCACGCTGCTGCACGACGACGTTGTCGATGAATCGCACCTGCGCCGCGGCCGGCAGACCGCCAACGCGCTGTTCGGCAATGCCGCCTCGGTACTGGTGGGCGACTTCCTGTATTCGCGTGCCTTCCAGATGATGGTGGGCGCCAACAGCATGCGCGTGATGCAGGTGCTGGCTGATGCCACCAACATCATTGCCGAAGGCGAAGTGCTGCAACTGATGAACATCGGCGATGCCGATCTCGACGAAGCCGCCTATCTCAAGGTCATCCGCTACAAGACTGCCAAGCTGTTCGAAGCCGCCTCACGCTTGGGCGCCATCCTCGCCGGCGCAGATGCCGACACCGAAGACGCCATGGCTCGCTACGGCATTCACCTCGGCACCGCCTTCCAGATCGTTGACGACGTGCTCGACTACTCCGGCGACGCGGGCGAAATCGGCAAGAACCTGGGCGACGACCTCGCCGAGGGCAAGTGCACCCTGCCCCTGATCCACGCCATGCGCTTGGCCAACCCCGAGCAAGCGGCGCTGGTACGCACAGCCATCACCGAAGCCCAAGGCGAACAGTTCCCCGCCGTGCTCGCCGCGGTGCAAAGCTGCGGCGCATTGGAGGCCAGCCTCATCGCCGCCCGCGCCGAAGCCGCCCTCGCGCTCGACGCCATCGCGAACCTGCCTGACAACCCACACAGCCAGTCCCTACGGGCGCTGGCGACGTTCGCGGTGGACCGCAGCAGCTAA
- the rplU gene encoding 50S ribosomal protein L21 produces the protein MYAVVKTGGKQYKVAIGEKLKVEQIAADIDAQIVLEEVLMVVDGEAVTVGTPVVAGAKVQATVVSHGRGEKVRIFKMRRRKHYQKRMGHRQNFTEIRIDAITK, from the coding sequence ATGTACGCGGTCGTAAAAACCGGTGGCAAGCAGTACAAAGTTGCCATTGGCGAAAAACTTAAAGTAGAACAGATTGCCGCCGACATCGATGCCCAAATCGTGCTTGAAGAAGTACTGATGGTGGTTGACGGTGAAGCGGTCACGGTTGGTACGCCGGTTGTTGCTGGCGCCAAGGTGCAAGCTACCGTGGTGTCGCACGGTCGTGGCGAGAAGGTGCGTATCTTCAAGATGCGTCGCCGTAAGCACTACCAGAAGCGCATGGGCCATCGTCAGAATTTCACTGAAATTCGCATCGACGCCATTACCAAGTAA
- the rpmA gene encoding 50S ribosomal protein L27 — translation MAHKKAGGSSRNGRDSEAKRLGTKVYGGELIPAGSIIIRQRGTRFHAGENVGMGKDHTLYAKVDGYVKFVVKGALKRKTVVVEPYTGVEA, via the coding sequence ATGGCACACAAAAAAGCTGGCGGTAGTTCGCGCAACGGCCGCGACTCAGAAGCCAAACGACTTGGCACCAAGGTTTATGGCGGCGAGCTGATCCCTGCTGGTTCGATCATCATCCGTCAGCGTGGCACGCGTTTCCACGCTGGTGAGAATGTCGGCATGGGCAAGGATCACACCCTGTACGCCAAGGTGGATGGCTACGTGAAGTTCGTTGTGAAGGGTGCGCTCAAGCGCAAGACCGTTGTGGTCGAGCCCTACACCGGCGTCGAAGCCTGA
- the obgE gene encoding GTPase ObgE translates to MKFIDEARIEVIAGDGGNGSASMRREKFVPRGGPDGGDGGKGGSIWVLADKDINTLVDYRFVKQYRGKHGENGQGRDCYGKGADDIILRMPIGTVISDLETGETIADLTDDGQMVLLAKGGKGGLGNLHFKTSTNRAPRKFTPGEEGERRELKLELKVLADVGLLGMPNAGKSTFIRSVSAAKPKVADYPFTTLHPNLGVVRIDHERSFVIADIPGLIEGAAEGAGLGHRFLKHLARTGVLLHLVDMAPFDETVDPVREAKAIVEELRKYDEALYNKPRWLVLNKLDMVPLEEREGRINAFLEGFGWPKAQPDPLAPFDPFAKRWFCISGLTGEGTQHLIWALMDYLDTTRGARRAAEEGEAPPEFEPYDPTKG, encoded by the coding sequence ATGAAATTTATCGACGAAGCCCGCATTGAGGTCATCGCTGGCGACGGCGGCAATGGCTCTGCCAGTATGCGCCGCGAAAAATTCGTGCCGCGTGGCGGCCCGGATGGAGGTGATGGCGGCAAGGGCGGCAGCATCTGGGTGCTGGCCGACAAAGACATCAACACCCTGGTCGACTACCGCTTTGTGAAGCAGTACCGGGGCAAGCATGGAGAAAACGGCCAAGGTCGCGACTGCTATGGCAAGGGCGCGGACGACATCATCTTGCGCATGCCTATCGGTACGGTGATCAGCGATCTGGAGACCGGTGAAACGATCGCCGATCTGACCGATGATGGCCAGATGGTGCTGTTGGCCAAGGGCGGCAAGGGTGGTCTGGGCAACCTGCATTTCAAGACCTCCACCAACCGTGCGCCACGCAAGTTCACGCCTGGCGAGGAAGGCGAGCGTCGGGAGCTGAAGCTGGAGCTGAAAGTGCTGGCCGACGTGGGCCTGCTGGGCATGCCCAATGCAGGCAAGTCGACGTTCATCCGTTCGGTTTCCGCGGCCAAGCCCAAGGTGGCGGACTATCCGTTCACCACGCTGCACCCCAATCTGGGTGTGGTGCGCATCGATCACGAGCGCAGCTTCGTGATTGCGGATATTCCCGGCCTGATTGAAGGCGCCGCTGAAGGTGCAGGTCTGGGCCATCGCTTCCTCAAGCATTTGGCGCGTACCGGTGTGCTGCTGCATCTGGTGGATATGGCCCCGTTTGATGAAACGGTGGATCCGGTGCGTGAGGCCAAGGCCATTGTGGAGGAGCTGCGCAAGTACGACGAAGCGCTCTATAACAAGCCTCGCTGGCTGGTGTTGAACAAGCTCGACATGGTGCCGCTGGAAGAACGCGAAGGCCGTATCAATGCTTTCCTCGAAGGTTTTGGCTGGCCCAAGGCGCAGCCTGATCCGCTGGCACCGTTTGATCCCTTTGCCAAGCGCTGGTTCTGTATCTCGGGTCTGACCGGTGAGGGTACCCAGCATCTGATCTGGGCGCTGATGGATTATCTGGATACGACCCGCGGCGCTCGCCGTGCAGCCGAAGAGGGCGAAGCGCCGCCCGAGTTTGAGCCTTATGACCCGACCAAAGGCTAA